A genome region from Methanobacterium subterraneum includes the following:
- a CDS encoding TatD family hydrolase — MIDAHIHADCRTYEDFETMAIAGIESAITLAHDPMRMTTSAVVLDHFHRILENDFKRAGNNGITLKAALGLHPRSICPDYRIVLRKLPWFLDQEEVIAIGEIGLETASDLEREVFRTQLQMADELDMKVAVHTPRQNKREITIKTLSIIDGNIDPARVVVDHVDSSIIDLMADFEGMLGITVQPQKMTPNEAVELLEMTFQDYGPERFMLDSDMSSSPSDPLSVPKTVHRLKLAGWDDKKIEMLSKDNAANFYGF; from the coding sequence ATGATAGACGCACATATACATGCTGACTGTAGAACTTACGAAGATTTTGAAACTATGGCTATTGCAGGGATAGAATCTGCCATTACATTGGCCCATGATCCCATGAGGATGACCACTTCGGCAGTGGTTCTGGACCACTTCCACCGCATACTGGAAAATGATTTTAAACGGGCCGGGAATAATGGAATAACCCTTAAAGCAGCCCTGGGACTTCACCCTCGGAGCATATGTCCAGATTATCGGATAGTGCTTCGTAAGCTTCCCTGGTTTCTGGACCAGGAGGAAGTGATTGCCATTGGAGAGATAGGCCTTGAAACCGCTTCTGACCTTGAGAGGGAAGTTTTCCGAACTCAACTTCAAATGGCAGATGAACTGGATATGAAAGTGGCAGTGCACACTCCACGACAAAATAAAAGGGAGATCACCATTAAAACCCTCTCAATCATTGATGGTAACATTGACCCTGCCCGGGTGGTGGTGGATCATGTGGATTCATCTATCATTGATTTGATGGCTGATTTTGAGGGAATGCTGGGAATTACTGTGCAACCACAAAAAATGACTCCCAACGAAGCTGTTGAACTTCTAGAAATGACATTCCAGGATTATGGTCCTGAGAGGTTTATGTTGGATAGTGATATGAGTTCTTCACCTTCCGATCCATTATCTGTTCCGAAAACTGTTCATAGGCTTAAATTGGCTGGTTGGGATGATAAAAAGATAGAAATGTTAT